Proteins encoded together in one Quercus lobata isolate SW786 chromosome 3, ValleyOak3.0 Primary Assembly, whole genome shotgun sequence window:
- the LOC115981084 gene encoding B3 domain-containing protein REM17-like codes for MTSYQRRDNADGPAQVPHFFKIIMPESLEEGKLWIPKKFISKYGVDLSDMAFLTIPNGRKWKVKLTKRDGEVWFENGWCEFVSCHALTMGHLVVFRYEGNSAFSVLVFDATATKIEYPLDDEPQVHRMEDDESDDNSIEIMDAFMPSPLPHKRAKTNPKQARDTHFRPEGSKSKGSMLEKSKMVFGVSFTRGEGSGSAHGVGGNRVGCTNGPLVKLESDCSLDDVSFSNDQCPKKDGGVAENLSLPHGIINYLPREGFSKDYTKGTIVPVKLRVVDRLWPVKLYIYEGKYSSCVVSTGWSTFVRENGLQII; via the exons ATGACTTCTTACCAGCGAAGAGACAATGCGGATGGTCCTGCGCAGGTCCCACACTTTTTCAAGATTATTATGCCTGAAAGTCTTGAAGAAGGAAAGCTT TGGATTCCAAAGAAGTTTATAAGCAAATATGGAGTTGATTTGTCAGATATGGCCTTTCTTACGATTCCAAATGGTAGAAAATGGAAAGTGAAGTTGACAAAACGTGATGGAGAGGTTTGGTTTGAAAATGGGTGGTGCGAATTTGTAAGCTGTCATGCTCTAACCATGGGGCACTTGGTAGTTTtcagatatgaaggaaattcagCATTTTCTGTACTCGTATTTGATGCCACTGCAACAAAAATAGAGTATCCTTTAGATGACGAACCACAAGTTCATAGGATGGAAGACGATGAGAGTGATGATAACTCCATTGAAATCATGGATGCCTTTATGCCAAGCCCTCTACCTCATAAAAGGGCAAAAACCAATCCAAAGCAAGCAAGGGATACACATTTCAGACCTGAAGGATCGAAATCTAAAGGGTCAATGTTAGAGAAATCAAAAATGGTGTTTGGGGTATCTTTTACTAGGGGAGAGGGTTCAG GATCAGCTCATGGGGTTGGAGGAAATCGAGTAGGATGCACAAACGGCCCGTTAGTTAAACTTGAATCTGATTGCTCACTCGATGATGTGTCTTTCTCAAATGACCAATGTCCTAAGAAAGATGGTGGTGTAGCTGAAAATCTT AGCTTACCCCATGGCATTATCAACTACTTACCGAGAGAAGGCTTTAGCAAGGACTACACCAAAGGAACTATTGTACCTGTGAAGCTCCGAGTTGTGGACCGATTATGGCCTGTCAAGTTATACATTTATGAAGGAAAATACTCATCATGTGTCGTATCTACTGGTTGGTCTACATTTGTGAGGGAAAATGGATTGCAA ATAATCTGA
- the LOC115981085 gene encoding uncharacterized protein LOC115981085, with the protein MDSKFISIELEKYVREDLTRSIKDLRSILHAKHRHDITMYKVWEAKQKAVMHIYEDFDKSYAELPRFLAALSDADPDTITTLKCDPRVPRTCIFNSTFWAFGLCIKGFRHCRPVISIDATHLYGKYKGKLLIAMATDGNNEVYPLAFAVVESEGTESWEWFLACLLTYVTDWTNLCIISDRHCGIQSCFDDTEHRGYLQPPLVHHRYCLYHLVSNVNTNFNSVALKNLVWKAATTNQVRKFENTMDCIKNVNPDAYNYLKEVAQEKWTLVHDHRHRYGAMTTNLSECFNGVLKGAHSLPITAMVQFTFYKVNSYFDDHRNKTLEQLEEGQEWCKYAYDKFEANQEKAKFHMVRRMSAQQCLYTVETQSSLLNTGGEAHTHRVSLMDRTCTCGKWEANKIPCSHLIAFCAKYKHNATEFMDHFYRVEERYHSYELIFQPLKDRLEWPEPQERRIVMQNPRLIREKGRPKSTRIHNEMDDEDRELPTSLWIENGPKSKCGLCRQKGHNRR; encoded by the coding sequence ATGGATTCAAAGTTCATTTCCATTGAACTTGAGAAGTATGTACGAGAGGACCTAACCCGATCTATAAAGGACCTACGTAGTATTCTACATGCGAAGCACAGGCATGATATAACTATGTACAAGGTTTGGGAAGCTAAACAGAAGGCAGTTATGCATATTTACGAGGATTTTGATAAGTCGTACGCGGAATTGCCACGGTTTCTAGCGGCATTGTCCGATGCAGATCCAGACACTATAACCACGTTAAAGTGCGACCCCCGTGTCCCGAGGACTTGTATATTCAACTCCACGTTTTGGGCTTTTGGTCTGTGTATTAAAGGTTTCAGGCATTGCAGGCCGGTGATAAGCATAGATGCAACGCACCTCTATGGCAAGTACAAAGGAAAGCTGTTGATAGCAATGGCAACAGATGGTAACAACGAGGTTTATCCACTTGCATTTGCCGTTGTTGAAAGCGAGGGCACGGAGTCCTGGGAATGGTTCTTGGCATGCCTGCTGACCTATGTTACGGACTGGACCAATTTGTGTATAATATCCGATAGGCATTGTGGGATACAATCATGCTTCGATGACACTGAACATAGGGGCTACTTGCAACCGCCCTTAGTCCATCACCGGTATTGCCTCTACCATTTAGTAAGCAATGTTAACACTAACTTCAATAGTGTGGCGTTGAAGAACTTGGTATGGAAGGCAGCAACTACAAATCAAGTTAGGAAGTTTGAAAACACCATGGATTGCATCAAGAATGTCAACCCGGATGCGTATAACTATCTTAAAGAGGTAGCTCAAGAAAAGTGGACACTTGTACATGACCATAGGCACCGATatggggcaatgacaaccaacctGTCAGAGTGCTTCAATGGGGTACTTAAGGGCGCACATAGCTTGCCCATAACTGCAATGGTTCAGTTCACATTTTACAAGGTGAACTCGTACTTTGACGATCATCGAAACAAAACACTAGAGCAATTAGAAGAGGGGCAAGAGTGGTGCAAATATGCCTATGACAAGTTTGAGGCAAATCAAGAGAAGGCGAAGTTCCATATGGTTAGAAGGATGAGCGCGCAACAGTGCTTATATACAGTGGAGACACAGTCTTCACTGTTGAACACTGGTGGGGAAGCTCACACCCATAGGGTTTCCCTCATGGACAGGACATGCACGTGTGGGAAATGGGAAGCAAACAAGATCCCTTGTTCACACTTGATAGCATTTTGTGCCAAGTACAAGCACAATGCCACGGAGTTTATGGATCATTTCTATCGAGTGGAAGAACGGTATCATAGCTATGAGCTGATATTCCAACCACTGAAAGATAGGTTAGAATGGCCAGAGCCGCAAGAAAGGAGAATAGTGATGCAAAACCCAAGGTTGATCCGTGAGAAAGGTCGGCCTAAGTCCACAAGAATCCATAATGAGATGGATGACGAGGATAGGGAGTTGCCAACCTCGTTGTGGATTGAGAACGGACCAAAGTCGAAGTGTGGGTTGTGTCGCCAAAAGGGTCATAACCGTCGTTGA